A window of the Natronomonas salina genome harbors these coding sequences:
- a CDS encoding inorganic phosphate transporter, producing the protein MAGTLFAITVVVAAVAGLFMAWSIGAVAIGGGAFAPAVGANAIPVRRAAVLLAVFGFFGALLQGASVTETIGSGLVRGTAVTPLAAGVAILFSAVLMAIGAIGRYPIPAAFTVTGSMVAAGLALGGAPAWDVYTRLAAVWVVAPFVVALASYVIAKLLVRDDLPKEYAVSAVAGVVFLTIPLFELPYFGPAGQRGTLAGTLAAWTPVVQEVVRVGLPILFAAGGAWLGYRLTLQHGESETNRRLLVWLGILVAFSGAGNQIGLAVGPVMPLLEELSVGYTPVLLVAAGGLVVGALTGSARLIEAVAVEYATLSPSRSIAALVPAFLLAQIAIAYGVPVSFNEIIIAAIVGSGAATGAAGEVNPRKLYFTIAAWVGSLVGAFAVTYGLVRLLVGAGVA; encoded by the coding sequence GTGGCCGGAACGCTCTTCGCTATCACCGTCGTCGTCGCCGCGGTCGCGGGGCTGTTCATGGCCTGGTCGATCGGCGCCGTGGCCATCGGTGGCGGCGCGTTCGCGCCGGCCGTCGGAGCCAACGCCATCCCCGTTCGCCGCGCGGCGGTTCTGCTCGCCGTCTTCGGGTTCTTCGGCGCGCTCCTCCAGGGGGCCAGCGTCACCGAGACGATCGGGAGCGGGCTCGTCCGCGGCACGGCCGTCACCCCGCTGGCGGCGGGCGTCGCCATCCTCTTCTCGGCGGTGCTGATGGCGATCGGCGCGATCGGACGCTACCCGATCCCCGCCGCCTTCACCGTCACGGGGTCGATGGTGGCGGCCGGGCTCGCACTCGGCGGCGCCCCCGCCTGGGACGTCTACACCCGTCTCGCAGCCGTCTGGGTCGTCGCGCCGTTCGTCGTCGCCCTCGCCTCGTACGTCATCGCGAAGCTGCTGGTGCGCGACGACCTGCCGAAGGAGTACGCGGTCTCGGCGGTCGCCGGCGTCGTCTTCCTGACGATCCCGTTGTTCGAACTCCCGTACTTCGGACCGGCGGGCCAGCGGGGGACGCTCGCGGGGACGCTCGCCGCCTGGACACCGGTGGTCCAGGAGGTCGTCCGGGTCGGGCTCCCGATCCTCTTCGCCGCCGGCGGCGCCTGGCTGGGGTACCGACTGACGCTCCAGCACGGCGAGTCGGAGACCAACCGCCGGCTGCTCGTCTGGCTCGGCATCCTCGTCGCCTTCTCCGGCGCCGGCAACCAGATCGGCCTCGCGGTCGGCCCGGTGATGCCGCTCCTTGAGGAACTGTCGGTCGGCTACACGCCGGTCCTGCTGGTCGCCGCCGGCGGGCTCGTCGTCGGGGCGCTGACAGGGTCGGCGCGCCTCATCGAGGCCGTCGCCGTGGAGTACGCGACGCTGTCGCCGTCGCGGTCCATCGCCGCGCTGGTGCCGGCGTTCCTGCTCGCCCAGATCGCCATCGCCTACGGCGTGCCGGTCTCCTTCAACGAGATCATCATCGCCGCCATCGTCGGCAGCGGCGCCGCCACGGGCGCCGCCGGCGAGGTCAACCCGCGGAAGCTCTACTTCACGATCGCCGCGTGGGTCGGCTCGCTGGTCGGCGCCTTCGCCGTCACGTACGGCCTGGTCCGGCTGCTCGTCGGCGCCGGCGTCGCCTGA
- a CDS encoding zinc ribbon domain-containing protein produces MHRSVSRKRPWLAALLAALATGLGHLYLRRWRRAVGWLAVLLVATVLFVDPATVDALAAGDDVDPLAVAPILLVGSASVVDAYLLAHAHNWATQSTRASAEGLAECPNCGREVDADLEFCHWCTAEFDDVDGASPGDSSDRERN; encoded by the coding sequence ATGCACCGATCCGTCTCACGGAAGCGGCCCTGGCTCGCGGCGCTGCTCGCCGCACTCGCCACCGGCCTCGGCCACCTCTACCTCCGGCGGTGGCGACGGGCCGTCGGCTGGCTCGCGGTCCTCCTCGTCGCGACCGTCCTCTTCGTCGACCCGGCGACCGTCGACGCGCTGGCCGCCGGGGACGACGTCGACCCGCTCGCCGTCGCCCCGATACTGCTGGTGGGCAGCGCCAGCGTCGTCGACGCGTACCTGCTGGCGCACGCCCACAACTGGGCGACGCAGTCGACGAGGGCATCGGCAGAAGGGCTCGCGGAGTGTCCGAACTGCGGCCGGGAGGTCGACGCGGACCTGGAGTTCTGCCACTGGTGTACCGCGGAGTTCGACGACGTCGACGGCGCGTCACCCGGCGATAGCAGCGACCGAGAGAGGAACTGA
- a CDS encoding divalent metal cation transporter yields the protein MSNAQWTDGTYRRLQHVLESYGMGLLFAANIFGAGSIYILTSTGANFGFSLLWVLPASLLVGLAVHEMSIRMAVRDQPLMAFIRDGIGDRPAKGFALFIAFIMHFWSVANYALAGAALAYLTPLDNVLIWTVLAGAAGLALVELKVYHRIETVIAILVLAVFGSYLLLFFGVEVPVAAAAGGLVPTMNTDVGYLTMIIALVGTTIYYPNFFIQTSMYGDKPFETLGRYRRDHTFGLLAAILMSAAVLIIAAITVPTGESSLIDPARPLVAHAGQWALPVFVIAAGAASFSSATGTLFGAGFMVPQAFGLDTSFGDRPFRLVVEVLIALSVVLAVPILAFTDFTPVRLALLMPAVNGVVGLPATVVALYLATHEHYELSWFEDFSFVTAVALMIVAALVTTQSLGSTIVQWV from the coding sequence ATGAGCAACGCCCAGTGGACCGACGGAACGTACCGTCGACTGCAGCACGTCCTGGAGAGCTACGGGATGGGGCTGCTGTTCGCCGCGAACATCTTCGGCGCCGGGTCGATCTACATCCTCACGTCGACCGGCGCGAACTTCGGGTTCAGCCTGCTGTGGGTCCTTCCGGCGTCGCTGCTGGTCGGCCTCGCCGTCCACGAGATGTCGATCCGGATGGCCGTCCGGGACCAGCCGCTCATGGCGTTCATCCGCGACGGCATCGGCGATCGCCCCGCGAAGGGGTTCGCCCTCTTCATCGCGTTCATCATGCACTTCTGGAGCGTCGCCAACTACGCGCTGGCCGGGGCGGCGCTCGCGTACCTGACGCCGCTGGACAACGTCCTGATCTGGACCGTACTGGCCGGCGCCGCCGGCCTCGCGCTCGTCGAACTGAAGGTCTACCACCGCATCGAGACCGTCATCGCGATCCTCGTGCTGGCCGTCTTCGGGTCGTACCTCCTGCTGTTCTTCGGCGTGGAGGTCCCGGTCGCCGCGGCCGCGGGCGGGCTCGTCCCCACGATGAACACCGACGTGGGCTACCTGACGATGATCATCGCGCTCGTCGGGACGACGATCTACTACCCGAACTTCTTCATCCAGACGAGCATGTACGGCGACAAGCCCTTCGAGACGCTCGGCCGGTACCGCCGCGACCACACCTTCGGACTGCTGGCGGCGATCCTGATGAGCGCCGCGGTGCTGATCATCGCCGCCATCACGGTCCCCACCGGGGAATCCTCGCTGATCGACCCCGCGCGGCCGCTCGTCGCACACGCCGGCCAGTGGGCGCTGCCAGTGTTCGTCATCGCCGCCGGCGCCGCCTCGTTCTCGAGCGCCACGGGGACGCTGTTCGGCGCCGGCTTCATGGTCCCACAGGCGTTCGGCCTCGACACCAGCTTCGGCGACCGGCCGTTCCGGCTCGTCGTCGAGGTGCTCATCGCGCTGTCGGTCGTCCTCGCCGTCCCCATCCTCGCGTTCACGGACTTCACGCCGGTCCGCCTCGCGCTGCTGATGCCGGCCGTCAACGGCGTCGTCGGGCTGCCGGCGACGGTCGTCGCGCTGTACCTCGCGACCCACGAGCACTACGAGCTCTCGTGGTTCGAGGACTTCTCGTTCGTCACCGCGGTCGCGCTGATGATCGTCGCGGCGCTGGTCACCACGCAGTCGCTCGGATCGACCATCGTCCAGTGGGTATGA
- a CDS encoding DUF7317 family protein, with the protein MSCKSLTTALTLYRSETLTLEQAARRSGVPAMKFAAALRSHGIPVREERGEAR; encoded by the coding sequence ATGTCCTGTAAATCCCTCACGACGGCCCTGACGCTCTACCGTAGCGAGACGCTCACCCTGGAGCAGGCGGCCCGGCGAAGCGGCGTCCCGGCAATGAAGTTCGCGGCCGCGCTCCGCTCGCACGGAATCCCCGTCAGAGAGGAGCGCGGCGAAGCGAGGTAG
- a CDS encoding TIGR03617 family F420-dependent LLM class oxidoreductase — protein MPKIDATLDGLDADVGEHARLAEEMGFDGLWSPELDYDSFLPLPIAANQTERIEFGTRIATAFTRSPMVLAYIGWNLARFSGGRFRLGLGTQVQAHNERRFSVDWGDPNRRLREVVESIRHIWDYWQGDVEEFGYDGEYYSFSLMTTVFNPGPIPDPDIPIYLAAVNERNVKLAGELADGLCLHSFNTPTYTEERIKPWLAEAAEEHGRSLDDVTISASPFVVTGEDEAAMEARREMVRMRIAFYGSTPAYKPVMETHGWADTGRELWELSREGSWGEMTDLVTDEMVETFAVEAPLDEIADAVRQEYGGVADRVVFDMDTGFEGQDFWRDIVADWRQD, from the coding sequence ATGCCGAAGATCGACGCCACCCTGGACGGCCTCGACGCGGACGTCGGCGAGCACGCCCGCCTCGCCGAGGAGATGGGCTTCGACGGCCTCTGGAGTCCCGAACTGGACTACGACTCGTTCCTCCCGCTGCCGATCGCGGCCAACCAGACCGAGCGCATCGAGTTCGGCACGCGGATCGCCACCGCGTTCACCCGGTCGCCGATGGTCCTCGCGTACATCGGCTGGAACCTCGCGCGGTTCTCCGGCGGCCGGTTCCGGCTTGGCCTCGGGACGCAGGTGCAGGCGCACAACGAGCGGCGGTTCAGCGTCGACTGGGGGGACCCGAACCGGCGACTCCGCGAGGTCGTCGAGTCGATCCGCCACATCTGGGACTACTGGCAGGGCGACGTCGAGGAGTTCGGCTACGACGGCGAGTACTACTCGTTCTCGCTGATGACGACCGTGTTCAACCCGGGACCCATCCCCGACCCGGACATCCCGATCTACTTGGCGGCAGTCAACGAGCGGAACGTGAAGCTCGCCGGAGAGCTCGCCGACGGGCTGTGCCTGCACAGCTTCAACACGCCGACGTACACCGAGGAGCGCATCAAGCCGTGGCTCGCCGAAGCCGCCGAGGAACACGGTCGGTCGCTCGACGACGTCACGATCTCGGCGAGCCCGTTCGTCGTCACCGGCGAGGACGAGGCCGCCATGGAGGCCCGCCGCGAGATGGTGCGGATGCGGATCGCCTTCTACGGCAGCACCCCGGCCTACAAGCCCGTCATGGAGACCCACGGTTGGGCGGACACCGGCCGGGAGCTCTGGGAGCTCTCGCGGGAGGGCAGCTGGGGGGAGATGACGGACCTGGTCACCGACGAGATGGTCGAGACGTTCGCAGTCGAGGCGCCGCTCGACGAGATCGCCGACGCCGTGCGGCAAGAGTACGGCGGCGTCGCCGACCGCGTCGTCTTCGACATGGACACCGGCTTCGAGGGCCAGGACTTCTGGCGGGACATCGTCGCCGACTGGCGGCAGGATTGA
- a CDS encoding TetR family transcriptional regulator C-terminal domain-containing protein — protein MADSPERSFSGPDEEIMQATYQALQDHGYAGLTIKRIAEEYGKSTAAIHYHYETKEDLLAAFIEFVLARFKETIHEVETTDPERRLDLLLDKLLVAPADHQDLLVAMLEMRSQAPYNETFRDRFRKNDEYVRYMLRTVIEQGVQEDVFRDVDADHVARALLTIVDGARTRAVVPGDDEALDTARRTAEEYVESVLLDEPPTDD, from the coding sequence ATGGCGGACTCACCGGAGCGATCCTTCTCGGGGCCCGACGAGGAGATCATGCAGGCCACCTACCAGGCCCTCCAGGACCACGGCTACGCCGGGCTGACCATCAAGCGGATCGCCGAGGAGTACGGGAAGTCGACCGCCGCGATCCACTACCACTACGAGACGAAGGAGGACCTCCTGGCGGCGTTCATCGAGTTCGTCCTCGCGCGGTTCAAGGAGACGATCCACGAGGTCGAGACGACCGACCCCGAGCGGCGGCTGGACCTGCTGCTCGACAAGCTGCTCGTCGCGCCGGCGGACCACCAGGACCTGCTGGTCGCGATGCTGGAGATGCGGAGCCAGGCGCCCTACAACGAGACGTTCCGCGACCGGTTCCGGAAGAACGACGAGTACGTCCGCTACATGCTCCGGACCGTGATCGAGCAGGGCGTCCAGGAGGACGTCTTCAGGGACGTCGACGCCGACCACGTGGCGCGGGCGCTCCTGACCATCGTCGACGGCGCCCGGACGCGCGCGGTCGTGCCGGGCGACGACGAGGCGCTCGACACCGCACGACGGACCGCCGAGGAGTACGTGGAGTCGGTCCTGCTCGACGAGCCCCCGACCGACGACTGA
- a CDS encoding ATP-binding cassette domain-containing protein, producing the protein MPAIEVDGLTRTFGRVTAVDDLSFSVEDGELFGLLGPNGAGKSTLLNVLVTLLRPTDGTARVDGHDVVEETAAVRNSLGIVFQEPALDEELTGEENLAFHGRLYGMGRDERAARIDEVLDLVGLREERDAPVGTYSGGMKRRLEIGRGLLHEPSVLFLDEPTVGLDARTRRDTWEYIQRMNDEAGVTVVLTTHYIEEAEQLCDRVAVVDDGRIAAIDSPAALTGSLGGDVVALDVDDGEVDALRDRLGERPWVLETARTEGGVAVTVDDGGGRIADLVRLADDAGVRITSVDVHRPNLETVFLSLTGATIEERESADDNPVATGPRNGRGGDGGRPDGGATEVDR; encoded by the coding sequence ATGCCCGCAATCGAAGTCGACGGCCTGACCCGGACGTTCGGACGCGTGACCGCGGTGGACGACCTCTCCTTCTCGGTCGAGGACGGGGAGCTGTTCGGGCTGCTGGGCCCGAACGGCGCCGGGAAGTCGACGCTCCTCAACGTGCTCGTCACCCTCCTCCGGCCGACCGACGGCACCGCGAGGGTCGACGGCCACGACGTCGTCGAGGAGACGGCCGCGGTCCGCAACAGCCTCGGGATCGTCTTCCAGGAACCCGCCCTCGACGAGGAGCTGACCGGCGAGGAGAACCTCGCGTTCCACGGCCGCCTGTACGGGATGGGCAGAGACGAGCGAGCCGCCCGGATCGACGAGGTGCTCGACCTGGTCGGCCTCCGCGAGGAACGCGACGCCCCCGTCGGCACGTACTCCGGCGGGATGAAGCGCCGCCTCGAGATCGGCCGCGGGCTGCTCCACGAGCCGTCCGTGCTCTTCCTCGACGAGCCGACGGTCGGCCTCGACGCCCGGACCCGCCGGGACACCTGGGAGTACATCCAGCGCATGAACGACGAGGCCGGCGTGACCGTCGTCCTGACGACCCACTACATCGAGGAGGCCGAACAGCTCTGCGACCGGGTCGCCGTCGTCGACGACGGCCGGATCGCCGCCATCGACTCGCCCGCCGCGCTAACCGGGTCGCTCGGCGGCGACGTGGTCGCCCTCGACGTCGACGACGGGGAGGTCGACGCCCTCCGGGACCGCCTCGGCGAGCGACCGTGGGTCCTCGAGACCGCCCGAACCGAGGGCGGCGTCGCCGTCACCGTCGACGACGGCGGCGGCCGGATCGCCGACCTGGTCCGACTGGCCGACGACGCCGGCGTCCGCATCACCTCGGTCGACGTCCACCGGCCGAACCTCGAGACGGTGTTCCTCTCGCTGACGGGCGCGACGATCGAGGAGCGCGAATCGGCCGACGACAACCCAGTGGCGACTGGTCCGAGAAATGGACGCGGCGGCGACGGCGGTCGACCCGACGGCGGCGCGACGGAGGTGGACCGATGA
- a CDS encoding divalent metal cation transporter, which translates to MSSDTSTVVDVVPGGEAIHGALYRYGLGILFAANVFGAGSVYILADTGANFAFALLWVLPLAFLIDIALHDMSARLAVKDEPLADYIVDVLPFGGPSLLVGISLMSALWAVSNYAVAGAALAWLVPGLDNVLVGILLAAGIGIAIVQLKVYDRVEAAIAAIVIAVFGSYGLLLAGLDVPWQSVASGLVPILQTEIGYLTAVIALLGTTVYWPNFFIQSSISPTKEWDDVWRYRRDNAVGIATTLLIGSFVMIVSAVTLSEGQMTLTGPGQPLADALGQGALIVFLVAAFLASISSATGTLFGAGFMVPQALGNRTVFGDQGFRRTVIALIVASAAVAIPLLRFTGFGPVEMAIIMPAINGLIGLPVTVFALIGAVNHFYDVEWYENLGFLAAGLVLLGGSMLTAQSLYETIVGIL; encoded by the coding sequence ATGAGTAGCGATACGTCCACCGTCGTCGACGTCGTCCCCGGCGGCGAGGCCATCCACGGCGCGCTGTACCGCTACGGCCTCGGCATCCTCTTCGCCGCGAACGTCTTCGGCGCCGGGTCGGTGTACATCCTCGCCGACACCGGCGCGAACTTCGCGTTCGCGCTGCTGTGGGTGCTGCCGCTGGCCTTCCTCATCGACATCGCGCTGCACGACATGTCGGCGCGACTCGCCGTCAAGGACGAACCGCTCGCCGACTACATCGTCGACGTCCTCCCCTTCGGCGGCCCGTCGCTGCTCGTCGGCATCTCCCTGATGTCGGCGCTGTGGGCCGTCTCCAACTACGCCGTCGCCGGCGCCGCGCTGGCGTGGCTCGTCCCCGGCCTCGACAACGTGTTAGTCGGCATCCTGCTGGCCGCCGGTATCGGCATCGCCATCGTCCAGTTGAAGGTCTACGACCGGGTCGAGGCCGCCATCGCCGCGATCGTCATCGCGGTGTTCGGCTCCTACGGGCTGCTGCTGGCCGGGCTAGACGTCCCCTGGCAGTCGGTCGCCAGCGGCCTCGTCCCCATCCTGCAGACCGAAATCGGCTACCTGACGGCCGTCATCGCGCTGCTCGGGACGACGGTCTACTGGCCGAACTTCTTCATCCAGTCGTCGATCAGCCCCACCAAGGAGTGGGACGACGTCTGGCGGTACCGCCGCGACAACGCCGTCGGCATCGCGACGACGCTCCTCATCGGGAGCTTCGTGATGATCGTCTCCGCTGTCACCCTCTCGGAGGGCCAGATGACCCTGACCGGCCCCGGCCAGCCGCTGGCCGACGCGCTCGGGCAGGGCGCCCTCATCGTCTTCCTCGTCGCGGCGTTCCTCGCCAGCATCAGCTCGGCGACCGGGACGCTGTTCGGCGCCGGGTTCATGGTCCCGCAGGCGCTCGGCAACCGCACCGTCTTCGGCGACCAGGGCTTCCGGCGCACCGTCATCGCACTGATCGTCGCCTCGGCGGCCGTCGCCATCCCGCTGCTGCGGTTCACCGGCTTCGGGCCCGTCGAGATGGCGATCATCATGCCGGCGATCAACGGCCTCATCGGCCTGCCGGTGACCGTCTTCGCACTGATCGGCGCCGTCAACCACTTCTACGACGTCGAGTGGTACGAGAACCTCGGGTTCCTGGCGGCCGGGCTCGTCCTGCTCGGCGGCAGCATGCTGACGGCGCAGTCGCTGTACGAGACCATCGTCGGCATCCTGTAG
- a CDS encoding MATE family efflux transporter: MGLRERVDALFKGPEEFDLTDGSIGKPLFFLSMPIVVTNLFQTAYNLADTFWLGQYSTDALAAISFAFPMVFLLISLGMGISVAGSVLVAQYTGASEAREAEYAASQTITFALIASVVLGGVGYLLVEEFLALMGASEAVLPMATSYMEVISLGLMFMFGFFVFVALMRGYGDTITPMLVMFGSVVLNIVLDPFVIFGWGPFPELGIEGAALATVFSRGLALAVGLAIMFRGTRGVQIHLRDMAPDLTYLRRLVRIGIPASIEGTGRALSMNLLLFIVAMFPDPVVAAYGIGTRVFSVVFLPAIAVARGVETMTGQNIGADEPERAAAAAGLAAKVLFGVLSVAGVVVFLFPEPIVSVFVGAGEPDAERVIEVGTQFLRIVALSFGFIGVMRAYTGSFRGAGKTLTAAAISVLMLGVIRFPIAWFAASEIGETGIWLSFAVSNVLGAAIAYAWYQRGTWREGDLTESKVDVDDVSLEAGTTDD, translated from the coding sequence ATGGGCCTCCGAGAACGCGTCGACGCGCTCTTCAAGGGCCCCGAGGAGTTCGACCTGACCGACGGCAGCATCGGCAAGCCGCTGTTCTTCCTGTCGATGCCGATCGTCGTCACGAACCTCTTCCAGACCGCCTACAACCTCGCCGACACCTTCTGGCTGGGCCAGTACAGCACCGACGCCCTGGCCGCGATCAGCTTCGCGTTCCCGATGGTGTTCCTGCTGATCTCGCTCGGGATGGGGATCTCGGTGGCGGGGAGCGTCCTCGTCGCCCAGTACACGGGCGCCAGCGAGGCCCGGGAGGCCGAGTACGCCGCCTCCCAGACGATCACGTTCGCGCTCATCGCGTCGGTCGTCCTCGGCGGCGTCGGTTACCTCCTCGTCGAGGAGTTCCTCGCGCTGATGGGCGCCTCCGAGGCCGTCCTGCCGATGGCCACCAGCTACATGGAGGTCATCTCGCTGGGGCTGATGTTCATGTTCGGCTTCTTCGTCTTCGTCGCGCTCATGCGCGGGTACGGCGACACGATCACGCCGATGCTCGTGATGTTCGGCTCCGTCGTCCTCAACATCGTCCTCGACCCGTTCGTCATCTTCGGCTGGGGGCCGTTCCCCGAACTGGGCATCGAGGGGGCGGCGCTGGCGACGGTGTTCTCCCGCGGGCTCGCGCTGGCCGTCGGCCTCGCGATCATGTTCCGCGGGACCCGCGGCGTCCAAATCCACCTCCGGGACATGGCACCGGACCTCACCTACCTCCGCCGGCTCGTCCGGATCGGGATCCCCGCCTCCATCGAGGGGACCGGCCGGGCGCTGTCGATGAACCTGCTGCTGTTCATCGTCGCGATGTTCCCGGACCCCGTCGTCGCCGCCTACGGCATCGGGACGCGCGTCTTCTCGGTCGTCTTCCTGCCGGCGATCGCGGTCGCCCGCGGCGTCGAGACGATGACGGGCCAGAACATCGGCGCGGACGAGCCCGAACGGGCCGCGGCGGCCGCGGGGCTGGCCGCGAAGGTCCTCTTCGGCGTGCTCTCGGTCGCCGGCGTCGTCGTCTTCCTGTTCCCCGAGCCCATCGTCTCGGTATTCGTCGGCGCCGGGGAACCCGACGCCGAGCGGGTGATCGAGGTCGGGACGCAGTTCCTGCGCATCGTCGCGCTCTCGTTCGGGTTCATCGGCGTCATGCGGGCGTACACCGGGAGCTTCCGCGGGGCCGGCAAGACGCTCACCGCGGCCGCCATCTCGGTGCTGATGCTCGGCGTCATCCGGTTCCCGATCGCGTGGTTCGCCGCCAGCGAGATCGGCGAGACCGGCATCTGGCTGTCCTTCGCCGTCTCCAACGTCCTCGGGGCCGCCATCGCCTACGCGTGGTACCAGCGCGGGACGTGGCGCGAGGGCGACCTCACCGAGTCGAAGGTCGACGTCGACGACGTGAGCCTGGAAGCCGGCACGACCGACGACTGA
- a CDS encoding glycosyltransferase family 87 protein, with protein MALARALWRRRSEQPRLFAVTVLAVAVFAGWLYVDYRLRGLGLATPFGFNDFGAYYNAVARWQAGETLYLRDGDGGFHGSYLYPPVTVLAFYPLYALEFLTAAVLFSALSLVLLWVGLDAVVRRLGYRPTVGERLALLLFLFVFHPALRDFKWGQVSTLLAALLCFAFYAHEVAEETAGAEREDGRLKRTAAQIASGALTTLASAFKPFVAASGAHLLRNRLRLAGAIGAAVLLVGASLWVFGPDAHWRYLEVLRWGKGWGTTEPVRRWDTGAAYRPLYAFGRFQPALSLVGCLAVVALVWRARDARSRLARHSTFALGVAVVPLLAPRVDSHDLVLLLLPAVVALSIELRAADGHAWLPIAAILGLHLHRYVIAVLAWPPEWLLAESTGRLLVPYLQPGMWATFALVGLLAWRLYQAGSDDPTAAPG; from the coding sequence ATGGCCCTCGCCCGCGCGCTGTGGCGCCGCCGCTCGGAGCAGCCCCGCCTGTTCGCGGTCACGGTCCTCGCCGTCGCGGTCTTCGCGGGCTGGCTGTACGTCGACTACCGGCTCCGGGGCCTGGGCCTGGCGACGCCCTTCGGGTTCAACGACTTCGGGGCGTACTACAACGCCGTCGCGCGGTGGCAGGCCGGCGAGACGCTGTACCTCCGGGACGGCGACGGCGGCTTCCACGGGAGCTACCTCTACCCGCCGGTCACGGTCCTCGCCTTCTACCCGCTGTACGCCCTGGAGTTCCTCACCGCCGCGGTGCTGTTCTCGGCGCTGTCGCTGGTGCTGCTGTGGGTCGGGCTGGACGCGGTCGTCCGGCGCCTCGGCTACCGGCCGACCGTCGGCGAACGACTCGCCCTGTTGCTGTTCCTGTTCGTCTTCCACCCGGCGCTGCGGGACTTCAAGTGGGGCCAGGTGTCGACGCTCCTCGCGGCGCTGCTGTGTTTCGCCTTCTACGCCCACGAGGTCGCCGAGGAGACCGCCGGGGCGGAACGCGAGGACGGGCGGCTGAAGCGGACCGCAGCCCAGATCGCCAGCGGCGCGCTGACGACGCTCGCGAGCGCGTTCAAGCCGTTCGTCGCCGCCTCCGGCGCACACCTGCTCCGGAACCGCCTCCGGCTGGCCGGCGCCATCGGCGCGGCGGTCCTGCTGGTCGGCGCGTCGCTGTGGGTGTTCGGCCCCGACGCCCACTGGCGGTACCTCGAGGTGCTCCGGTGGGGGAAGGGCTGGGGGACGACCGAACCCGTCCGCCGCTGGGACACGGGCGCCGCGTACCGGCCGCTGTACGCGTTCGGTCGGTTCCAGCCGGCGCTGAGTCTCGTCGGCTGTCTCGCCGTCGTCGCCCTGGTCTGGCGGGCCCGCGATGCCCGGAGCCGGCTCGCCCGTCACAGCACCTTCGCGCTCGGGGTCGCCGTCGTCCCGCTTCTGGCCCCGCGGGTCGACAGCCACGACCTCGTCCTGTTGCTCCTGCCGGCGGTGGTGGCGCTGTCGATCGAGCTACGCGCGGCCGACGGCCACGCGTGGCTCCCCATCGCCGCAATCCTCGGACTCCACCTCCACCGGTACGTAATCGCCGTGCTGGCCTGGCCGCCCGAGTGGCTGCTGGCCGAGTCGACCGGGCGGCTGCTCGTCCCGTACCTCCAGCCCGGGATGTGGGCGACGTTCGCGCTGGTCGGCCTGCTGGCGTGGCGCCTCTACCAGGCGGGCAGCGACGACCCGACGGCCGCCCCCGGATAG